One region of Halomicrobium sp. LC1Hm genomic DNA includes:
- a CDS encoding carbohydrate ABC transporter permease, whose protein sequence is MATIDDTDEPDGPLNRWVQRAIEDPERVYRALFYTAMIFFMVTTLFPFYWLLVLAVTPNSEIIGGGFIPEIELFGATVPFPLPVPQGFNPGAFVDVFREIPFHLYMLNSFALAVTTTIIVLVVASLAGYVFGRLEFPGRAVLMLAILAISYFPPAAFVVPLYDIFAGNAVNIPFTDVALFQSIELLNTPGSMVLPFSALFMPLSIFILTTFYGQIPDGLEDAARVEGTTRLGALFRVIMPLSAPGVATAAVLTFISVYNEYFFSSIMATSPQAGNWSPLVGGILSYQTQYTTSFNLMAAASVVGVLPMLILVVVAQERIVSGLTSGALKE, encoded by the coding sequence ATGGCGACGATAGACGACACCGACGAGCCGGACGGACCGCTCAACCGCTGGGTCCAGCGGGCGATCGAAGACCCGGAACGCGTCTACCGGGCGCTGTTCTACACCGCGATGATCTTCTTCATGGTCACCACGCTGTTTCCCTTCTACTGGCTGCTGGTGCTTGCGGTGACGCCCAACAGCGAGATCATCGGCGGCGGTTTCATCCCCGAAATCGAGCTGTTCGGGGCGACGGTCCCGTTCCCGCTGCCGGTCCCACAGGGGTTCAATCCGGGCGCGTTCGTCGACGTGTTCAGAGAGATCCCGTTCCACCTGTACATGCTGAACAGCTTCGCGCTGGCGGTGACGACGACGATCATCGTGCTCGTCGTCGCCAGTCTGGCGGGCTACGTCTTCGGCCGCCTGGAGTTCCCGGGCCGGGCAGTGCTGATGCTCGCGATCCTCGCGATCAGCTACTTCCCGCCCGCCGCCTTCGTCGTCCCGCTGTACGACATCTTCGCCGGCAACGCCGTGAACATCCCCTTCACGGACGTGGCGCTGTTCCAGTCGATCGAACTGCTGAACACGCCGGGGTCGATGGTGCTTCCCTTCAGCGCCCTGTTCATGCCGCTGTCGATCTTCATCCTGACGACGTTCTACGGCCAGATTCCGGACGGACTGGAGGACGCGGCCCGCGTCGAAGGGACGACCCGACTCGGCGCGCTGTTCCGGGTCATCATGCCGCTGTCGGCCCCCGGCGTGGCGACCGCAGCGGTCCTGACGTTCATCTCGGTGTACAACGAGTACTTCTTCAGCTCGATTATGGCGACCTCCCCACAGGCCGGGAACTGGTCGCCCCTGGTCGGTGGGATCCTCAGCTACCAGACCCAGTACACCACCTCGTTCAATCTGATGGCGGCGGCGAGCGTCGTGGGCGTGCTCCCGATGCTCATTCTCGTCGTCGTCGCACAGGAACGCATCGTCAGCGGACTAACCTCGGGAGCACTCAAGGAGTAA
- a CDS encoding carbohydrate ABC transporter permease encodes MSTETAGGERESRRSGPLVRVTRWMENLSDTTYAYLLLLPVFVLLGSIAIYPLLRTFEMSLFAQTFTGLGEFVGPGNYVDLFTGNMDRYLPGQPTFLPQSYGVEGLVTSALTMTLLFAFVSVFFETIIGMGQALILDQDFYGRRWIRAAIIIPWAVPVVIQGMMFYLMFQPSIGFLTPPLADLGLLAPTNTLNDPASATFVIIVADIWKTSAFMALLILAGLQSIDRGLYDVAKVAGASKWQQFKHITFPLILPTIAVAVLFRSVAAMRVYGIIDIVSSCTVVPSLSCMVVESFFSGFNAAAGTIAFTTAAIIGLVVMSLILWQGEEAI; translated from the coding sequence ATGAGTACCGAGACAGCGGGTGGTGAACGCGAATCACGTCGCTCGGGGCCGCTGGTCCGCGTCACCCGCTGGATGGAGAACCTCAGCGACACCACCTACGCGTACCTGCTCTTGCTGCCCGTGTTCGTGTTGCTGGGGAGCATCGCTATCTACCCCCTGTTGCGGACCTTCGAGATGTCGCTGTTCGCGCAGACGTTTACCGGACTCGGCGAGTTCGTCGGCCCGGGGAACTACGTCGACCTGTTCACCGGGAACATGGATCGGTACCTCCCCGGACAGCCGACGTTCCTGCCACAGAGCTACGGCGTGGAGGGTCTCGTGACGAGCGCGCTGACGATGACGCTGCTTTTCGCGTTCGTGAGCGTGTTCTTCGAGACGATCATCGGCATGGGGCAGGCACTGATCCTCGATCAGGACTTCTACGGTCGCCGCTGGATCCGTGCTGCGATCATCATCCCGTGGGCGGTGCCGGTCGTCATTCAGGGGATGATGTTCTACCTGATGTTCCAGCCCAGCATCGGGTTCCTGACGCCGCCACTGGCAGACCTCGGCCTGCTCGCGCCCACGAACACGCTCAACGATCCGGCCAGTGCGACGTTCGTCATCATCGTCGCCGACATCTGGAAGACCTCGGCGTTCATGGCGCTGCTGATTCTCGCCGGCCTCCAGAGCATCGACCGTGGCCTCTACGACGTTGCGAAAGTCGCCGGGGCCTCGAAGTGGCAGCAGTTCAAACACATCACCTTCCCGCTGATCCTGCCGACCATCGCCGTCGCGGTGCTGTTCCGGTCGGTCGCGGCCATGCGGGTGTACGGGATCATCGACATCGTCTCCAGCTGTACTGTCGTGCCCTCGCTGTCCTGTATGGTCGTCGAGTCCTTCTTTTCGGGCTTCAACGCGGCCGCCGGGACCATCGCGTTCACGACGGCGGCGATCATCGGGCTGGTCGTGATGTCGCTGATCCTCTGGCAGGGAGAGGAGGCGATCTAA
- a CDS encoding extracellular solute-binding protein: MSNNHSDDDGQRSSVSRRRFVAASGASGVAATLAGCADLVGGGDGGSDGGDGGDGGDGTGTTTGDGGSDGTTTIQWGIGPTAVQTAGEEMKTALHEAGGLRDDIEIEWVPSASDTGEVRSNYNRILNADQSDPDIFQMDNGWVNIFIQRGLIQNLSETLPEDLLSDINENYFSGFTDTAREPSSGDLYGVPLFPDFPTMQYRKDLVEQAGYDPESENWATEPMTWEEWSHVVADVKDNADVEYGFTTQWDIYEGTACCTFNEVMSSWGGAYFGGRENLFGPVGERPITVDEPEVHNALNMMRKFVHDEEFDGTFADYAGNIAPTDILGWIEEPSRSPFAEGDAVFHRNWPYSLALTGRNPEETEDPALGEDLGAMPIPYAVPESEAAQPGTGGTTSALGGWHLTFNPNSENLDVIDEVVSAVMEPDFALELFRLQGWLPPRPELFNSDEARDVAPVGRYMETLQVAGENAMARPVTPVWSQESSNIAQAANNVVGQENSAEDAMASLATSLENIEQN, encoded by the coding sequence ATGTCAAATAATCATTCGGACGACGACGGACAGCGAAGCAGTGTCTCCCGACGACGGTTCGTCGCAGCCAGCGGTGCATCGGGTGTCGCGGCGACACTCGCCGGCTGCGCGGATCTGGTCGGTGGCGGCGACGGTGGCAGCGACGGCGGCGACGGCGGCGACGGCGGCGACGGTACCGGAACGACGACGGGTGACGGCGGGAGCGACGGCACGACGACGATCCAGTGGGGTATCGGGCCGACTGCCGTCCAGACGGCCGGCGAAGAGATGAAGACGGCGCTCCACGAGGCCGGTGGTCTCAGAGACGACATCGAGATCGAGTGGGTCCCGAGCGCCTCGGACACGGGCGAGGTCCGGTCGAACTACAACCGCATCCTCAACGCGGACCAGAGCGATCCCGACATCTTCCAGATGGACAACGGCTGGGTGAACATCTTCATCCAGCGCGGGCTGATTCAGAACCTCTCGGAGACGCTCCCGGAGGACCTCCTCTCGGACATCAACGAGAACTACTTCAGTGGGTTCACCGACACGGCCCGAGAGCCGTCGTCGGGCGACCTCTACGGGGTGCCGCTGTTCCCCGACTTCCCGACGATGCAGTACCGAAAGGACCTCGTCGAACAGGCGGGCTACGACCCGGAAAGTGAGAACTGGGCGACCGAGCCGATGACGTGGGAGGAGTGGTCCCACGTCGTCGCCGACGTGAAGGACAACGCCGACGTCGAGTACGGCTTTACGACCCAGTGGGACATCTACGAGGGCACCGCCTGCTGTACGTTCAACGAGGTCATGTCCTCGTGGGGCGGCGCGTACTTCGGCGGCCGCGAGAACCTCTTCGGTCCGGTCGGCGAGCGACCGATCACGGTCGACGAGCCCGAGGTCCACAACGCGCTCAACATGATGCGGAAGTTCGTCCACGACGAGGAGTTCGACGGGACCTTCGCGGACTACGCCGGCAACATCGCGCCGACGGACATCCTCGGCTGGATCGAAGAGCCTTCTCGCTCGCCCTTCGCCGAGGGTGACGCCGTGTTCCACCGCAACTGGCCGTACTCGCTCGCGCTGACGGGTCGGAACCCCGAAGAGACCGAAGACCCCGCACTCGGCGAGGACCTCGGTGCGATGCCGATTCCCTACGCGGTTCCCGAGAGCGAGGCGGCCCAGCCCGGAACCGGTGGCACGACCTCGGCGCTCGGTGGCTGGCACCTGACGTTCAACCCCAACAGCGAGAACCTCGACGTCATCGACGAGGTCGTCTCGGCCGTTATGGAGCCGGACTTCGCCCTCGAACTGTTCCGACTGCAGGGGTGGCTCCCGCCCCGTCCCGAACTGTTCAACTCCGACGAGGCCCGCGATGTCGCACCGGTCGGTCGCTACATGGAGACGCTCCAGGTGGCCGGTGAGAACGCGATGGCACGGCCGGTCACGCCGGTCTGGAGCCAGGAGTCCAGCAACATCGCACAGGCCGCGAACAACGTCGTCGGTCAGGAGAACTCCGCCGAGGACGCGATGGCGTCGCTGGCCACCAGCCTCGAGAACATCGAGCAGAACTGA
- a CDS encoding serine/threonine-protein kinase produces the protein MTNSGDGEKLLMRTDGQELAPLRGTDSLMSTLDSTPQYSILEIEFTVIDERSGFISSLLNGSGKSYPDKNMSAQIIAIKDHIVVKDFESPYHTRTQDGEWLLKANNEWIKPIFEITTLKLDDSMYRYTGDCLEQVSDSPESESQNSTVETNTTARASQSNNNEQEITERPSDSAVRLQTESVPDKIPAKPSASVEYGTVTDEEPIGSGGNADVTKARLPTPDGDVAVAIKEPRMAGTLHTEAIERLLEEAKTWDKLDDHDYIVGVVDYGSKPLPWIAMEYMDAGHLGDRCGDLETSQALWTAISVTEGVYHAHRRGIAHLDLKPENVLFRSVTDAWDVPKVADWGLSKHLLDHSQSVEGLSPQYAAPEQFDEDFGSTDDITDIYQLGAVFYELFTGHPPFEGKPAKAMHKVLHEQPTPPSQLANVPAGLDEILHTALAKEKSDRYDDIVYLRDDLQDLLVNR, from the coding sequence ATGACTAACAGTGGGGATGGTGAGAAACTCTTGATGCGGACAGATGGTCAGGAACTTGCTCCGCTGAGAGGAACCGATTCGCTAATGAGTACATTAGATTCCACTCCACAATACAGTATACTCGAAATTGAATTTACTGTCATAGATGAGCGTAGCGGATTTATCTCCAGTCTTCTTAACGGTTCTGGGAAATCCTATCCGGATAAAAATATGAGTGCGCAAATTATTGCAATTAAAGATCATATTGTAGTAAAGGATTTCGAAAGCCCATATCACACAAGGACGCAGGATGGGGAGTGGTTGCTGAAAGCTAATAACGAATGGATTAAGCCAATATTTGAAATAACGACTCTCAAGCTAGATGACTCTATGTACCGGTACACTGGAGACTGTCTTGAACAGGTTTCAGATTCCCCCGAATCTGAATCTCAAAATTCGACTGTCGAAACGAACACAACCGCCCGCGCGTCACAGTCAAATAATAACGAACAGGAAATAACAGAACGACCAAGCGATTCTGCCGTGCGTCTGCAAACAGAGTCTGTTCCCGATAAAATTCCTGCTAAACCGTCTGCCTCTGTCGAGTACGGAACCGTAACAGACGAGGAACCTATCGGTAGTGGTGGAAACGCGGACGTGACAAAGGCACGGCTCCCGACGCCTGACGGCGATGTTGCGGTGGCCATCAAAGAGCCCCGAATGGCTGGCACGCTGCATACAGAGGCGATCGAGCGCCTGCTTGAAGAGGCCAAAACCTGGGACAAACTGGACGATCACGACTACATCGTTGGCGTAGTCGATTATGGTAGCAAACCATTGCCGTGGATCGCGATGGAGTACATGGATGCTGGCCACCTCGGTGATAGATGTGGCGACCTGGAAACGTCTCAGGCCCTCTGGACGGCTATCAGCGTTACGGAGGGTGTCTACCATGCCCATCGGCGAGGGATAGCTCATCTTGATCTGAAACCCGAAAATGTCCTGTTCCGGTCTGTTACGGATGCGTGGGACGTTCCAAAAGTTGCAGACTGGGGTCTGTCGAAGCACCTACTTGACCACTCCCAGAGTGTCGAGGGGCTATCTCCCCAGTATGCTGCTCCTGAGCAGTTCGACGAGGATTTTGGTTCGACAGATGACATCACCGACATTTACCAACTCGGTGCTGTTTTCTATGAGCTATTCACCGGTCATCCGCCCTTTGAGGGGAAACCGGCCAAGGCGATGCACAAAGTGTTACACGAACAGCCCACGCCACCAAGCCAACTCGCCAATGTCCCTGCAGGATTGGATGAAATATTGCACACAGCGTTGGCCAAAGAAAAATCTGATAGGTATGACGATATTGTCTACCTTCGCGACGATCTTCAGGACTTGCTTGTTAACCGGTGA
- a CDS encoding TrmB family transcriptional regulator — translation MKDDDLIDVLEDAGLSPYQAEAYVTLLELGSASATDIADACDVPDPRIYDVLRDLESKGYIETYQQDSLTARAHDPETVLDDLRSRSSEYLSAAEEIEDRWNQPAVAEHEVSIVKRFETVMNRAREIIDNAEKQIQIAVDVDQFHSLKDALGDARDRGVHVKLSLCTREGDRLPSEEALASVCTEARHRDTPSPFLVLVDRRWTCFAPHSQSVNEYGVLVSDRTHTYVFHWFFLTCLWEIWDTIYTLRTPETPTTYVDLRHCVRDVDPLLEEGATIVATVEGYETDTHETVTLHGRITRVRYTGETAGRDQQLPLSQLAGRVSITLETDDGPVEVGGWGAVIEEVEASEITIEDVRYD, via the coding sequence ATGAAAGACGACGACCTCATCGACGTTCTCGAAGACGCGGGGCTGTCTCCGTATCAGGCGGAGGCCTACGTGACCCTGCTCGAACTCGGGAGCGCCTCGGCGACCGACATCGCGGACGCGTGTGACGTGCCCGATCCGCGGATCTACGACGTGCTCCGTGACCTCGAGTCCAAGGGGTACATCGAGACGTACCAGCAGGACAGTCTCACGGCACGCGCCCACGACCCGGAGACGGTACTGGACGACCTCCGGTCCCGATCCAGCGAGTACCTCTCGGCGGCCGAAGAGATCGAGGACCGCTGGAACCAGCCCGCCGTCGCCGAACACGAGGTGAGCATCGTCAAGCGGTTCGAGACGGTGATGAACCGCGCCCGCGAGATCATCGACAACGCCGAGAAACAGATCCAGATCGCGGTCGACGTCGACCAGTTTCACTCGCTGAAGGACGCGCTCGGGGACGCACGCGACCGCGGCGTCCACGTCAAACTCAGCCTCTGTACCCGCGAGGGCGATCGGCTGCCATCCGAGGAAGCACTCGCGAGCGTCTGTACCGAAGCCCGCCACCGAGACACGCCTTCCCCGTTCCTCGTGCTCGTGGACCGACGGTGGACCTGCTTTGCGCCACACAGCCAGTCGGTCAACGAGTACGGCGTCCTCGTCAGCGACCGAACCCACACGTACGTGTTCCACTGGTTCTTCCTCACCTGCCTCTGGGAGATCTGGGACACCATCTACACGCTCCGAACGCCGGAGACGCCGACGACGTACGTCGACCTCCGTCACTGCGTCCGCGACGTGGATCCGCTGCTGGAGGAGGGCGCGACGATCGTCGCGACCGTCGAGGGATACGAGACGGACACCCACGAGACCGTCACGCTCCACGGTCGGATCACGCGCGTGCGGTACACGGGCGAGACCGCCGGTCGCGACCAGCAACTCCCGCTGTCACAGCTCGCGGGTCGGGTGAGCATCACGCTCGAAACCGATGACGGACCGGTCGAAGTCGGCGGGTGGGGAGCCGTGATCGAGGAAGTCGAGGCCTCGGAGATCACGATCGAGGACGTTCGCTACGACTGA
- the gfcR gene encoding transcriptional regulator GfcR, which produces MKNIDDLIESAADLAEHGLSKGEIADELNVSRETASWLVEQSGSGTDSTSEPNGGPYDIHVDWSTIGRDSSRLAAVGSAMADLLLKQGEAVDLVMGIEKAGAPLATTVARELDADLGTYAPSKHQWDDDSDHSLDGSFSRNFAQIRGRDCYVVDDTITSGTTMTETIEAIRNQGGNPVACVVLADKQGLGDVKGVPVYSLLQVIRVGSED; this is translated from the coding sequence ATGAAGAACATCGACGATCTGATCGAGAGTGCGGCAGATCTGGCAGAGCACGGCCTTTCGAAGGGCGAGATCGCGGACGAGCTGAACGTCTCTCGGGAGACCGCGAGCTGGCTCGTCGAGCAGAGCGGGAGCGGGACCGACTCGACGAGCGAGCCAAACGGCGGCCCGTACGACATCCACGTGGACTGGAGCACGATCGGCAGGGACAGCAGCCGCCTCGCCGCGGTCGGCTCCGCGATGGCCGATCTCCTGCTCAAGCAGGGCGAAGCGGTCGACCTCGTGATGGGGATCGAGAAGGCGGGCGCGCCCCTGGCGACGACTGTCGCCCGCGAACTCGACGCCGACCTGGGGACGTACGCACCCAGCAAGCACCAGTGGGACGACGACAGCGACCACTCGCTCGACGGCTCGTTCTCCCGGAACTTCGCCCAGATTCGCGGCCGAGACTGCTACGTCGTCGACGACACGATCACCTCCGGGACGACGATGACGGAGACCATCGAGGCGATCCGGAATCAGGGCGGGAACCCCGTCGCCTGTGTCGTCCTGGCCGACAAGCAGGGGCTCGGCGACGTGAAGGGCGTCCCGGTGTACTCGCTGCTGCAGGTCATCCGGGTCGGCTCCGAGGACTAG